In Harmonia axyridis chromosome 6, icHarAxyr1.1, whole genome shotgun sequence, a single window of DNA contains:
- the LOC123682560 gene encoding myosin heavy chain, muscle isoform X27 translates to MPKAPAGQEDEDPTPYLFVSLEQKRIDQTKPYDAKKSCWVPDEKEGFVLGEIKGTKGDLVTVGVPGGETKDFKKEQVTQVNPPKYEKAEDMSNLTYLNDASVLHNLKQRYYAKLIYTYSGLFCVAINPYKRFPVYTNRCAKLYRGKRRNEVPPHIFAISDGAYVNMLTNNENQSMLITGESGAGKTENTKKVIAYFATVGASSKKPTEEEKKKGTLEDQVVQTNPVLEAFGNAKTVRNDNSSRFGKFIRIHFGPTGKLAGADIETYLLEKARVISQQTLERSYHIFYQMMSGAVPGLKESCLLSNNIMDYYFISQGKTTIPNVDDGEECTLTDQAFDVLGFTQEEKDNIYKITASVMHMGCMKFKQRGREEQAEPDGTEGGEQVAKLLGIDQNALYQALCKPRIKVGNEFVTQGRNVNQVSYSVGAMSKAMFDRLFKFLVKKCNETLDTKQKRQHFIGVLDIAGFEIFDFNGFEQLCINFTNEKLQQFFNHHMFVLEQEEYTREGIHWEFIDFGMDLLACIELIEKPMGILSILEEESMFPKATDRTFEEKLNTNHLGKSPNFLKPKPPKPGQQAAHFAIGHYAGNVPYNITGWLEKNKDPLNDTVVDLYKKGTNKLLVEIFADHPGQSGSAADAKGGRGKKGGGFATVSSAYKEQLNNLMTTLRSTQPHFVRCIIPNEMKQPGVIDSHLVMHQLTCNGVLEGIRICRKGFPNRMVYPDFKLRYKILAASSVKDGITAEKATTLILEAINLDKEQYRLGKTKVFFRAGVLGQMEELRDERLGKIVTWMQSWARGYLSRKEFKKLQEQRLALQVCQRNLRKYLKLRTWPWYKLWQKVRPLLNVTRIEDEIAKLEEKAKKAEEAYERESKAKKELEGLYSKLLAEKTELLNSLEGEKGSLSETQERANKLQAQKNDLESQLQETQDRLSQEEDARNQLNQQKKKLEQEIGGYKKDVEDLELNLQKAEQDKATKEHQIRNLNDEIAHQDELINKLNKEKKLSGENNQKISEELQAAEDKVNHLNKVKAKLEQTLDELEDSLEREKKLRGDVEKSKRKVEGDLKLTQEAVADLERNKKELEQTIQRKDKEISSLTAKLEDEQSVVGKLQKQIKELQSRIEELEEEVEAERQARAKAEKQRADLARELEELGERLEEAGGATSAQIELNKKREAELAKLRRDLEESNIQHESTLANLRKKHNDAVSEMGEQIDQLNKLKAKAERDRANIYTELQQTRSAVEQVGRDKAAVEKVSKQLSQQLNDVQAKLDETNRTLNDFDAAKKKLSIENSDLLRQLEEAESQVSQLSKIKVSLTTQLEDTKRLADEEGRERATLLGKFRNLEHDLDNIREQVEEEAEAKADIQRQLSKANAEAQLWRQKYESEGIARSEELEEAKRKLQARLAEAEETIESLNQKVVALEKTKQRLATEVEDLQLEVDRANAIANAAEKKQKAFDKIIGEWKLKVDDLAAELDASQKECRNYSTELFRLKGAYEEGQEQLEAVRRENKNLADEVKDLLDQIGEGGRNIHEIEKARKRLEAEKDELQAALEEAEAALEQEENKVLRAQLELSQVRQEIDRRIQEKEEEFENTRKNHQRALDSMQASLEAEAKGKAEALRMKKKLEADINELEIALDHANKANAEAQKTIKRYQQQLKDTQTALEEEQRARDEAREQLGISERRANALQNELEESRTLLEQADRARRQAEQELGDAHEQLNDLSAQNSSLSAAKRKLESELQTLHSDLDELLNEAKNSEEKAKKAMVDAARLADELRAEQDHAQTQEKLRKALETQIKDLQVRLDEAEANALKGGKKAIQKLEQRVRELENELDGEQRRHADAQKNLRKSERRIKELSFQAEEDRKNHERMQDLVDKLQQKIKTYKRQIEEAEEIAALNLAKFRKAQQELEEAEERADLAEQAISKFRAKGRAPSVTRGASPAPRQRALDGLGGTFPPRFDLANEDF, encoded by the exons ATGCCTAAAGCACCAGCAGGTCAAGAAGACGAAGATCCAACCCCATACTTGTTCGTATCTCTCGAACAGAAACGTATTGACCAGACTAAGCCCTATGATGCCAAGAAATCATGCTGGGTACCGGACGAGAAGGAAGGTTTTGTCCTTGGAGAGATCAAGGGTACCAAAGGAGACCTTGTCACCGTTGGTGTTCCTGGAGGAGAG ACCAAGGACTTCAAGAAGGAGCAAGTAACTCAAGTCAACCCACCTAAGTACGAAAAAGCCGAGGATATGTCAAACTTGACATACCTCAACGATGCTTCAGTTTTACATAACTTGAAGCAAAGATATTATGCTAAGCTTATCTAT ACCTACTCAGGGCTTTTCTGTGTTGCTATTAACCCCTACAAGCGTTTCCCTGTATATACCAACCGTTGTGCCAAGTTATACCGTGGTAAAAGGCGTAATGAAGTACCACCACACATCTTCGCCATTTCTGATGGTGCTTATGTCAACATGTTGACCA ACAATGAAAATCAATCTATGTTGATTAC TGGTGAGTCTGGTGCTGGTAAAACTGAAAACACGAAAAAGGTAATTGCCTACTTCGCCACCGTTGGTGCTTCATCCAAGAAGCCCACtgaagaagaaaagaagaagGGTACTCTTGAAGATCAAGTTGTACAAACTAACCCTGTACTTGAAGCTTTCGGTAACGCCAAGACAGTGCGTAACGACAACTCTTCTCGTTTC GGTAAATTCATCCGTATTCACTTCGGTCCTACTGGTAAACTTGCTGGTGCTGATATTGAAACTT ATCTACTTGAGAAGGCTCGTGTCATCTCCCAGCAAACTCTTGAAAGATCTTACCACATTTTCTACCAGATGATGTCTGGTGCCGTTCCTGGACTTAAAG AGTCGTGTCTCCTCTCCAACAACATCATGGATTACTACTTCATCTCTCAGGGTAAAACCACAATTCCAAACGTTGATGACGGTGAAGAATGTACATTGACAGAC CAAGCTTTCGATGTACTTGGTTTCACCCAAGAAGAAAAAGACAACATCTACAAGATCACTGCCTCTGTTATGCACATGGGTTGCATGAAATTCAAGCAAAGGGGTCGTGAAGAACAGGCTGAACCAGATGGCACAGAA GGAGGTGAACAAGTTGCCAAACTTCTGGGTATTGACCAAAATGCCTTGTACCAAGCTTTGTGCAAACCAAGAATCAAAGTCGGTAACGAGTTCGTCACCCAAGGTCGTAATGTCAACCAAGTATCATACTCCGTTGGTGCCATGTCAAAGGCCATGTTTGACAGGCTCTTCAAGTTCTTGGTCAAGAAGTGTAACGAAACTCTTGACACAAAACAAAAGAGACAACACTTCATTGGTGTACTTGATATTGCAGGTTTTGAAATCTTCGAT TTTAACGGCTTTGAGCAGCTCTGCATTAACTTTACTAATGAGAAGCTTCAGCAATTTTTCAACCACCACATGTTTGTGTTGGAACAAGAAGAATACACCAGAGAAGGAATCCATTGGGAATTCATTGACTTTGGAATGGATTTGCTTGCTTGCATTGAACTTATCGAGAAG CCTATGGGTATCCTCTCCATCCTTGAAGAAGAATCTATGTTCCCCAAAGCTACTGACAGGACCTTTGAAGAAAAGTTGAACACCAACCACTTGGGTAAATCACCCAACTTCTTGAAACCAAAACCACCAAAGCCTGGTCAGCAAGCTGCCCACTTCGCCATTGGGCATTATGCTGGTAAT GTACCATACAACATCACCGGTTGGTTGGAAAAGAACAAGGACCCCTTGAACGACACTGTTGTCGATCTCTACAAGAAGGGTACCAATAAACTGTTGGTAGAAATCTTCGCTGATCACCCAGGTCAATCTGGTAGCGCAGCTGATGCTAAAG GTGGACGTGGTAAGAAGGGAGGTGGTTTTGCTACTGTATCTTCTGCCTACAAG GAACAATTGAACAACTTGATGACCACCTTGAGATCTACCCAACCTCACTTCGTACGTTGTATCATTCCCAATGAAATGAAACAACCTGGAGTCATTGATTCTCACTTGGTTATGCACCAGTTGACTTGTAACGGTGTACTTGAAGGTATCCGTATCTGTAGGAAAGGTTTCCCCAACAGGATGGTCTACCCTGACTTCAAACTACG ATACAAAATTCTGGCAGCAAGTTCGGTTAAAGATGGAATTACCGCTGAAAAAGCAACTACACTTATTTTGGAAGCTATCAACCTTGATAAGGAGCAGTATCGTCTTGGCAAGACGAAG GTATTCTTCCGTGCTGGAGTCTTGGGTCAGATGGAAGAACTACGTGACGAACGTCTTGGAAAGATTGTCACCTGGATGCAATCTTGGGCTCGTGGTTACTTGTCCAGGAAGGAGTTCAAGAAACTACAAGAGCAACGTTTGGCTCTCCAAGTTTGCCAGAGGAACTTGCGCAAATACCTAAAGTTGCGCACATGGCCATGGTACAAACTCTGGCAGAAGGTCAGACCACTCCTCAACGTCACCCGTATCGAGGATGAGATTGCT AAACTGGAAGAGAAGGCAAAGAAGGCTGAAGAAGCTTATGAACGTGAATCCAAAGCCAAGAAGGAGCTCGAGGGTCTTTACTCCAAACTTTTGGCTGAAAAGACTGAGCTCTTGAACTCTTTGGAAGGAGAGAAGGGATCTCTTTCTGAAACTCAAGAAAGGGCCAACAAATTGCAAGCCCAGAAGAACGACTTGGAATCTCAACTCCAG GAAACTCAAGACCGTTTGAGCCAAGAAGAGGATGCCCGCAACCAACTTAACCAACAAAAGAAGAAGTTGGAACAAGAAATTGGCGGTTACAAGAAGGACGTTGAAGACTTGGAACTCAATCTCCAAAAGGCTGAACAAGACAAAGCCACTAAGGAACACCAAATCAGAAACTTGAACGATGAAATCGCTCACCAAGACGAGCTCATCAACAAGTTGAACAAAGAGAAGAAACTTTCTGGAGAAAACAACCAGAAGATCTCTGAGGAACTCCAAGCTGCCGAAGACAAAGTCAACCATCTCAACAAGGTTAAAGCCAAATTGGAACAAACCTTGGACGAGCTTGAAGACTCCCTCGAAAGAGAGAAGAAACTTCGTGGAGATGTTGAGAAATCCAAGAGGAAGGTTGAAGGTGACTTGAAACTCACCCAAGAAGCTGTCGCTGACTTGGAACGCAACAAGAAGGAACTCGAACAGACCATCCAACGCAAAGACAAGGAAATCTCATCCCTCACTGCCAAACTGGAGGACGAACAATCCGTTGTTGGAAAACTCCAGAAACAAATCAAGGAACTCCAATCTCGCATCGAAGAATTGGAAGAGGAAGTCGAAGCTGAACGTCAAGCTCGTGCCAAGGCTGAAAAACAACGTGCTGATTTGGCCAGAGAATTGGAAGAACTTGGTGAGCGTTTGGAAGAAGCTGGTGGTGCCACTTCTGCCCAAATCGAACTCAACAAGAAACGTGAGGCTGAACTCGCCAAGCTCCGCAGGGATCTTGAGGAATCCAACATCCAACACGAAAGCACTCTCGCCAACCTTCGCAAGAAGCACAACGATGCTGTTTCCGAAATGGGTGAACAAATCGACCAACTCAACAAACTCAAGGCAAA GGCAGAAAGGGATCGTGCCAACATATATACCGAACTTCAACAAACTAGATCAGCTGTTGAACAAGTCGGTCGAGATAAG GCTGCTGTTGAAAAGGTATCCAAACAACTCTCTCAACAACTCAACGACGTTCAGGCTAAACTTGATGAAACCAACCGTACCCTCAATGACTTCGACGCTGCCAAGAAGAAGTTGTCCATCGAGAACTCTGACTTGCTCAGACAACTCGAGGAAGCCGAATCTCAAGTTTCTCAACTCAGCAAGATCAAGGTATCACTCACCACTCAATTGGAAGACACCAAGAGGTTAGCCGATGAAGAAGGTCGCGAACGTGCCACACTCCTTGGCAAATTCCGTAATCTTGAACACGACTTGGACAACATCCGTGAACAAGTTGAGGAAGAAGCTGAAGCTAAGGCTGACATCCAACGTCAACTCAGCAAAGCCAACGCTGAAGCCCAATTGTGGAGACAGAAATACGAATCTGAAGGTATCGCCCGCTCTGAAGAACTTGAAGAAGCTAAGAGGAAACTCCAAGCTCGTTTGGCTGAAGCTGAAGAGACCATCGAATCACTCAACCAGAAAGTCGTTGCCCTCGAGAAGACCAAACAGAGATTGGCTACTGAAGTCGAAGATCTCCAACTCGAAGTCGACCGTGCCAACGCAATTGCCAATGCTGCTGAAAAGAAACAGAAGGCATTCGACAAAATCATTGGAGAATGGAAACTCAAGGTTGACGACCTTGCTGCTGAACTTGACGCCAGCCAGAAGGAATGCAGAAACTACTCCACCGAATTGTTCAGACTCAAGGGAGCTTACGAAGAAGGACAAGAACAATTGGAAGCTGTCAGACGTGAAAACAAGAACTTGGCTGATGAAGTCAAGGACCTTCTTGACCAAATCGGCGAAGGTGGACGCAACATCCATGAAATCGAAAAGGCCAGGAAACGTTTGGAAGCTGAAAAGGACGAATTACAAGCCGCTCTCGAAGAAGCTGAAGCCGCTCTTGAACAGGAAGAAAACAAGGTACTCCGTGCCCAATTGGAACTCTCTCAAGTACGTCAAGAAATCGACCGCCGCATCCAAGAGAAAGAGGAGGAATTCGAAAACACCAGGAAGAACCACCAACGTGCCCTCGACTCCATGCAAGCTTCCCTCGAGGCTGAAGCCAAGGGTAAAGCTGAGGCCCTTCGCATGAAGAAGAAGTTGGAAGCCGACATCAACGAACTCGAAATTGCATTGGACCACGCCAACAAG GCTAATGCTGAGGCCCAAAAGACCATCAAACGCTACCAACAACAACTCAAGGATACCCAGACTGCCCTCGAAGAAGAACAACGTGCACGTGACGAAGCCCGTGAACAACTTGGAATCTCTGAACGTCGTGCTAATGCTCTTCAGAACGAACTTGAAGAATCTCGCACACTTTTGGAACAAGCTGACCGTGCCAGACGTCAAGCTGAACAAGAATTGGGAGATGCCCATGAACAACTCAACGACCTCTCCGCCCAGAACTCATCCTTGTCTGCTGCCAAGAGGAAACTCGAAAGCGAACTCCAAACCCTCCACTCCGACCTCGACGAACTTCTCAACGAAGCCAAGAACTCCGAAGAGAAGGCCAAGAAGGCTATGGTTGATGCTGCCCGTCTAGCTGATGAACTCAGAGCCGAACAAGACCACGCTCAAACTCAAGAAAAACTCCGCAAGGCCCTCGAAACACAAATCAAGGACCTCCAAGTTCGTCTTGATGAAGCCGAGGCCAATGCCCTTAAGGGAGGAAAGAAGGCCATCCAGAAATTGGAACAACGTGTCAGAGAATTGGAGAACGAATTAGACGGAGAACAGAGGAGACACGCTGACGCCCAGAAGAACCTCAGGAAGTCCGAGAGACGTATCAAGGAATTGAGCTTCCAGGCTGAAGAAGACCGCAAGAACCACGAACGTATGCAAGACTTGGTTGACAAACTCCAACAGAAGATCAAGACCTACAAGAGGCAGATCGAAGAAGCCGAAGAAATTGCTGCCCTCAACTTGGCCAAATTCCGCAAGGCACAACAGGAATTGGAAGAAGCTGAAGAACGCGCTGATCTTGCCGAACAAGCTATTTCCAAATTCAGAGCGAAGGGACGTGCCCCATCTGTCACCAGAGGAGCCAGCCCAGCA CCTCGCCAACGCGCCCTTGATGGCTTAGGAGGAACCTTCCCACCTAGGTTCGACCTTGCAAATGAAGATTTTTAA